In Miscanthus floridulus cultivar M001 chromosome 5, ASM1932011v1, whole genome shotgun sequence, one genomic interval encodes:
- the LOC136454468 gene encoding tyrosine decarboxylase 1-like, translating to MGSLPLDAPMKPLDPHAIAGDSQAILEFLAEYYGDVDKYPVRAADLEPGRVRKLLPEAAPEHGEPMEHILEDVRRDILPGLTHWQSPRFFAFFPMNASSAGLAGEMLSVGLNVVPFVWAASPAAAELESVVVDWMARLFSLPRRFLFSGGGGGVLQGSTCEAVVCTLAAARDRALGRLGGHEAIARLVVYASDQTHATFQKGARLVGIPSSNFRVIRTSAASGYGLTAEAVRAAVDRDVGLGLVPLYLCATVGTTGLGAVDHVRELGEEARRHGMWVHLDAAYAGSAAICPEFQDYLDGAELADSVSMNPHKWFLTNMDCCCLWVARPRDLTSALSTDPEYLKNVGADGGGAGKPAAIDYKDWQISMSRRFRAIKLWVILRRYGAAGMRAHIRRHVAAAKWFEQRVAADERFEVVVPRRFSLVCFRLAPRFGRDDDDGDDATNHVNRDLLAAVNASGRAFMTHFVVDGKFVIRLAVGGASTELQHVMEVWDLLRGKAAEVLQHYVKPNGL from the coding sequence ATGGGTAGCTTGCCACTGGACGCGCCAATGAAGCCACTGGACCCCCACGCCATCGCCGGCGACTCGCAGGCCATTCTAGAATTCCTCGCCGAGTACTACGGCGACGTCGACAAGTACCCGGTGAGGGCGGCGGACCTGGAGCCAGGCCGGGTCCGCAAGCTGCTCCCCGAGGCCGCGCCAGAGCACGGCGAGCCGATGGAGCACATACTGGAGGACGTGAGGCGGGACATCCTGCCGGGGCTCACCCACTGGCAGAGCCCCCGCTTCTTCGCCTTCTTCCCGATGAACGCCAGCTCCGCTGGGCTCGCGGGGGAGATGCTGTCGGTGGGCCTCAACGTCGTGCCCTTCGTGTGGGCCGCGTCGCCGGCCGCCGCGGAGCTCGAGAGCGTCGTCGTGGACTGGATGGCGCGGCTGTTCAGCCTGCCGCGCCGGTTCCTCttctccggcggcggcgggggcgtgcTGCAGGGGAGCACGTGCGAGGCCGTGGTGTGCACGCTCGCCGCCGCACGGGACCGCGCGCTGGGTAGGCTCGGCGGGCACGAGGCCATCGCCAGGCTCGTGGTCTACGCCTCCGACCAGACGCACGCCACGTTCCAGAAGGGCGCCCGGCTCGTCGGGATCCCGTCCTCCAACTTCCGCGTCATCAGGACGTCCGCGGCTTCCGGGTACGGCCTCACCGCGGAAGCCGTCCGCGCGGCCGTCGACCGCGACGTCGGCCTCGGGCTGGTGCCGCTGTACCTCTGCGCCACGGTGGGCACGACGGGGCTCGGCGCCGTCGACCACGTTCGCGAGCTCGGGGAGGAGGCGCGCCGCCATGGCATGTGGGTGCACCTCGACGCTGCGTACGCCGGCAGCGCGGCCATCTGCCCGGAGTTCCAGGACTACCTCGACGGCGCGGAGCTCGCCGACTCGGTGAGCATGAACCCGCACAAGTGGTTCCTTACCAACATGGACTGCTGCTGCCTATGGGTGGCAAGACCTCGTGACCTAACCTCCGCGCTGTCCACCGACCCGGAGTACCTCAAGAATGTcggcgcggacggcggcggcgcaggaAAGCCGGCCGCCATAGACTACAAGGACTGGCAGATCTCCATGTCGCGCCGGTTCCGTGCCATCAAGCTCTGGGTCATACTGCGGCGGTACGGTGCGGCTGGCATGCGTGCGCACATCCGTCGGCACGTCGCAGCAGCCAAGTGGTTCGAGCAGAGAGTGGCGGCCGACGAGCGCTTCGAGGTGGTGGTCCCGAGGAGGTTCTCCCTGGTATGCTTCCGCCTCGCACCGCGGTTCGGccgggacgacgacgacggcgacgacgccacgaaCCACGTGAACCGGGATCTCCTCGCGGCGGTGAACGCGAGCGGGCGGGCGTTCATGACGCACTTCGTGGTGGACGGCAAGTTCGTGATCCGGCTAGCTGTCGGCGGTGCCTCGACGGAGCTGCAGCACGTCATGGAGGTGTGGGACCTGCTGCGGGGCAAGGCCGCTGAGGTTCTACAGCACTATGTGAAGCCTAACGGGCTCTAG